The genomic DNA ATATATTTGATATTGTCTTAATCGTTACTCATTGTTAAACGTTAATGGTTTTATGTGAcaacaaatatatcaattattttacaTGACTCAAAAATCAACATGggttttaattaagttttaattCGGTAGTTTCTGATAAATTAAGAGCAGTTATCTTAGATCTACATTAAGTGGTTTcataaaatgatataaaatgacAGTAATCGACCGACCATCCTTTTAACTAAAAAGCTAATCCAACCGACAATCAAACGAAATGGAAGTTAACAAAAATCAACGTGAGGAAGGTAGCTTGAATGATATTCTAAATTAGTAATTATGTGTTTGAAgaatatttaatgttattattatagtaTTGGTTCTGTGAATTAGTTAGCTAACggaaaaattacaataattgtttctttttaattttgtcgTGGAAAAGTAAGATAATTCTAATAACGGGAAGACAGTGAAAAAGACAGAGAATCTAAAAATGGATTCACCATAAGTAACACGTGAGTCGAGTGGAAGTTGCCGACTAGCAATTCAAAAACATACGTATATGAATGGTCCTCATTCCCCCATTGCCCCTTGAGGCTTTGGATTAGACTAGAGCCGGCCGACCCACTTGTTCCCTTTTTAGAGcacttagtttttgtttttgtttttgtttttgtttttgtttttttggttcgaGTAATATAAAACTAAGAATTTGACCTTGTAAACTTTGACCGATTTATTTACGGGTCTATCCAAATAACCTGTTACATTCTATTATGGATGGATAGTCTATCAAAGCAAGCAGAGTCTATTAAAGCGACATGTTTAACTTCGAGTTTGATACTaatcatatatacatttgaattcgtcataaaataaacattatgtcgttaacaaaaaattgtttcttttttgggtaTGTGTAGCCTTTGGCTGATGCAAAAGGAGCTAGGAAACAAAAGATGATTGAGCTGCTGAAATCTCATGGCGGTTTATCTTATGTGAGTTTTTTTGAATTTCCTTCTGATCTTTGTAATGTGTATAGCTTTAGATTAGACATTGTtcgttttgtttcattctttagGGTAGGTAGTGTGATTGCTattgaagatgaaaaagctcAAAAATTTTAGGaactttcatcttctctctGAAGTAGCTGCTTACTACAGTGTTGTTCGTTATACTTGTTTTCAGAGATTCAAAGAGATGCTTAAGTATTTCAATTACTCGTCCCTTTTTGTATCTTGCTGAGTACATTCTTAATGCAGGGTCAAAATGGAAGTCACTTTGAACCAAAGCCTGTGCCACCACCGATTCCAAAGAAATGTGACTGGGAAATTGAACCTGCTGAGCTGGATTTCTCAAATGCCGCAATGATTGGAAAGGTTTGTATTTTAAGCATTCTCTGTGTTTAGTTCAGTACGATGGAGTTTGTGTAGTGAGCTTCTTTTGGCTGATTGGAGGCTGATCGCATGTTTTAGGGTTCCTTTATTTGTGTTAGTCCATTGTTTTTATCCTCCCTCTGACTCTCAAATATGTTTTAGGACCATAAGACTTGGAAAGTTTTGGACCATAAGACCATAAAACTCTGTGATATCACATTTTTGGGAAGCTTatagtatgtttttttgtggGATGTACAGACTCATGGTTTCAGGTGGCGTTCGTTTTGACTACCGGTATAAACAGTGCGTATGTGTTGGGATACTCAGGAACAATCATGGTTCCTTTAGGTTGGATTGGTGGTGTTGTTGGTCTTCTTATTGCTACTGCTATCTCTCTCTATGCAAATACTCTCATTGCTAAGCTTCATGAGTTTGGTGGCAAAAGACACATTCGTTATAGAGACCTTGCTGGTTTCATTTACGGTAATAAAAATAGACCAAACCACCTCTCTTTAGtttgttttctgtttctctatcgtctctttacttttattgatatgaatataaatctctctttctATCAGGTAGACAGGCTTATCATCTTACATGGAGATTGCAATATGTCAACCTTTTCATGATCAATTGTGGATTCATCATACTAGCTGGTTCTGCCTTGAAGGTAGTAAACATTTTTATctctcttgattcttgatttcgTGAGctgaatttgtaaaatattgggatgtgttatgtgtttttttttgcaggctGTTTATGTGCTTTTCGGGGATGATCATACAATGAAACTACCTCATTTTATAGCCATTGCTGGTTTGATTTGTGCTATTTTCGCAATTGGGATTCCTCATCTATCAGCTCTTGGAGTCTGGCTTGCAGTTTCAACCATCCTCAGTCTCATCTACATCGTTGTGGCTATCGTGCTATCGGTTAGAGATGGTATAACATTCAATATATACATTACTCaagattttaacattattaatttaaataattatttttaaaaatttaaaatactattattttttctaaaggACCAACTGTTGAGGGACACTAATGCTACTATCAAACTTAAGAAactataaaaataagattaatataattGAAGGACAAAAATTTGTCCCACACCGCTGCACATGCCCTAAGACTTATTCTTGGCATGTCTCATTATGTGTTACATTTCATTCGTAACCCTCATTTTATTGTTTTCCTCTATTAGATACTTTATTTCTATCGTTTTAATCGGGAAATCACAAGACGAAACCCAAACTAATTCTTCCCACTGAAAATCTATATAGGTGAACAAACTGCAcaataaaaaacttttattaagaCTAGCTCGTGAAAAGAATCGATCTCTGGTAATCTATAGAATAACTTCATATTTCAAATGGGAGTGACGATACCACTACAACTTATTTTTCTcatacataattttgaaaacgtTCTCACTTAATTCATGGCAAcgtatacaaatatacaatgtAATGAAACTCCCGtgtagttatttaattatagttaCGTAAACCTACTACTAATTTACAACAGTTCTGAAATAATATGCATACATGACACATGAATTTTTATCGCGACTATAGAGTATGCACACACATCACACATATGTGTGGAATAACACATACGTAGCCATATGTAGGTGTATTAATTACGCAGATTATGCAGGTAAAACCTTCCTTATATAGGCACCGTTTGACTTTGAATTGGCAATTGTGAGTTGAACGAACTACGCGTCATGCAAAATATTTGCTTATATGTATAAACTTTcctttgatattatttttaagatttgatgaccaaaatattattttgtatataataaaatcgTATAACTTAACCAATCATTTAGTTTATTCGAAGGTGTGAATTTTGGACCTTTCGTTTTGACCTCGTCGTTGTATGTTTACGAATTTATAACTTCCTCAAGAAAACGTCtcctttttagtgtttttgtttcatcCTTCGGTTATGATCAAATATTAAGTAAATAGTATCATATTCGATAGTTAAATTGATACTATAAAAGGAAAGACTATAATATCAAATCTCATTAgcaaaattgttttctttttttataaactttttttttcttacaacaaaATAGTTATTCTTCGAAAAGTATAAAACTTAAAGAATTTTGTGAAGGGTTATCTCCTCGTTTGAAGCATTCAAGTATTTGAAGAAAATTAAGAATAGTCCATATATATAAGACTGATACTCTTCAATCCACCATTAAAAAATGTAAGAGATCTTCTTATAATGTTTACTAGATCAATTCCTTATACGTTTTTTCTTTGAATCATTCTTCAGATGACGACCAGGTACATTATGTTACTGCTATATTCATAATTCAAAATGTtttgaagaataataataaaatgctAGAAATACAAAAAGGTGCCAATAACGGAAAGTCTTGTTGTTGAAAGTCAATCAGAAATTCTAACCACTTTTTCAATCTAAAAATTACACCAATTTTAAAAGGAAACCTTATACTtactctgtttcacaaagagagtcattttgacacattgcacaaaaattaagaaaatcttgaattatacatattcgttcttatttaataaatattgatcattcaaatttaataaaaagagcTTTGAGTTAAAGATAGAATAagaaatttgatgtaaaaaattacattagaaatataaagtgacattctttgtgaaactAAAAAATCTGTGTAGaatgacactttttgtgaaacagagagagtataaaatagaatatgaactcagtttttttttttttttttttttttNNNNNNNNNNNNNNNNNNNNNNNNNNNNNNNNNNNNNNNNNNNNNNNNNNNNNNNNNNNNNNNNNNNNNNNNNNNNNNNNNNNNNNNNNNNNNNNNNNNNNNNNNNNNNNNNNNNNNNNNNNNNNNNNNNNNNNNNNNNNNNNNNNNNNNNNNNNNNNNNNNNNNNNNNNNNNNNNNNNNNNNNNNNNNNNNNNNNNNNNNNNNNNNNNNNNNNNNNNNNNNNNNNNNNNNNNNNNNNNNNNNNNNNNNNNNNNNNNNNNNNNNNNNNNNNNNNNNNNAAAGCATGAATCTATTTGAGTCATATTGTGTATAACATTTCTACTAACCAACAAGAAACTCAATTTCATCCCCAAAGGAGTAAACTCATgtattcataatataagatatataatcaAATCTACAAGAgatccaacaacaaaattttagaaagatgaaacaaatacATATAGTCCACATGAATTCTAACTTCAGTTCCCTAACGTCTAGTTTCGTTTCGGTTTGTTTTGTTCTGAGGGTTATATCAAGAGCAAAAACCTCTAAATGGTGTTAGATATTTCGTTAAGAGCTCTCAGCCTTTTGATATTGAGGAAGCTCTGGAGGCGGTGGTGGCGTTGTTTGTGATTTTCTGTTCTTGTTCAGTAAGGTTTTCGCGTATAAAGAACCGAAAACGATGACCTGATCAAGCAAACTCGGTTAGTCAGATAATCAAAAGTATAACGTAAAGTTCCAAAAAGTGTAAAAGATGCAGAATATATACCGATCCAATACACTGCTCCCAGCTAAGAGGATGTGAAAACCAAATGCATGAGAGCATGATGCTTGCAAGCTATATAAAGACAGTTTAGTCAGATTAGAAACGGATCACGTTATTCAGATGGAGTAGCCGGATTGAGATCGAGTTTGCTTTTTACCTGTCTCGTCGTCATGATTGCAGCGAATGTCAGAGCACCAAATGTCCTAATTGTGTAGGATATGAAGAACTGGCTCGCTGTTGCAACCTGCACATTATGAGTCACTGGTAAGTTCAGTGGATAGTAAAGAGACAAGAGAGGGATCaatcagtgggaatcatgaattTAAACATGCATGCATCTGGTGGACCTTAGACTACAAAAAAGGAAGCAATCAGACTAATTTGGACGAAACAACAAGGTCTTGTGGAAAGTGGAAGAATAGAGGAAACTTAAACTTACTGTGGAAAGCAGAGCGATGTCGAGTAAACAATCCCTATGCAGAGTAACAAAATCTATAGCTGGTAGTAAATGCCCTTGCAATATGAGTCCTACATTAAACATAAGAATCACAGAATGATAAGAATAGAGAATGATTGACCATATTGTGACCTTCTTTTTTAGGTTCTAAGCACCGAGGTTATAAGAAGAGATGAATTCTGACTATAAGAAACACGTTCAGAAACTAAGGAAGCAACTAATCAATCACATGTTACAGTCACTAACATATAAGCCAACTTTAGCCTAGTAATCATCAGCTGAAGCTTGAAGTAATAGTCATATATTaacccaaacaaaacaaaataaagagaaagaaatcttcttcttgtggTAAAACGACCAGCCGAAGTGAACCACAACGGATAAAGATCAATGGTCTACTATCCAGAGAAAATGACTAGACAGAAAGATGTGACTCTTACAGTAAAGATTGCAGAGACAAGTAAAAATTCTCACCAGTGAAACTCAGAACACAAGAACAAAGTGTTGTGTAGAAAATTTGGTTATGTATCTCCATATTATATCCCTTAAAAAGTTTGTCTTGGAATGTGCTTGTAAAGCCATCAAACCTGTTAGTTAGCCAATTACCAAATACACAATCATGATTCGAACTATCGAGATTCCTATTTTTaaaccagaaaataaaatctcagTATATGATCAGTGAAACTAGATACACATACCCAAGATAACCAGCCATAAGGGAAACACCCCAAACAGTATTTTCCCTTCCCTTATTGTACGGACTAACATCATCTCCTGCCTACAACTCAGatttacataaacaaacatCAGCACATCTAACCTAGATGTACCTGGTAACTGTGATACTTTCATTAACCGAAGCCTTTTATAATGATTGGGGTAATGAATATAGAGCAGGTTCATACCGGAAAAAGAATAAAGACAGAGCAACCAAGGGTCACCAGAAAAGCCACTAAATAGTCAAACCCCTTGTACTTCTTCTGCATGATGAGTGTTCCCCATACCTGTATAGAGCACAAATATAAGAATGTTGATACTAAACTCAAACGCATGTGCTTCCATCTCTCACcaataaaaaatgttacaacTTACCATTACAGGTATCATTTTGGCACATTTAGCAAGAGTTTGGACTGGGAAGCTGACATACTTGAGAGCCTGGAGGCAATACAGATAGCACAAAAAGCAATAATAGATATAAAAAAGGAGACATACAAAGTTCATTAAACTAAAAGGTGGAGGTGAAAGATAAAATCCCTACCTCGTATTGGCATGTTGTGGTTAAGATGTTAGTCACTGATATAAGGCAATATTTATAAACCGGAGCTACAGGATCCAAAACTTTCTTGCTTGcctacaaattaaaaaaaaaaaaccccaaaaaggGTTCTTAACAACTTTGGCaataagtataaatataaaacacaaaGCTGGGGTTTTTGCTAGTTATACCAGTAAAGCACAAGCAGAGACAGCTGAAGTAGTGAGCCGATtgcaaaaaacaagaaacaaagagtgCCTAAAATACTCCTTGTTCACTCCATAAGGAACTCTCATTATCTTCTCCTACAAAAATTACACACAGAAAAGTCCTAATCACATTTAACAGAAGTAAAGGaagaaactttccaaaaaaaattgaatcttgaAAACAAAGACAGAACCTGAAGAACACCATAGATTACAAGAGTAGACATAATGCCAGAAACAGCAAATACACCTTTCCAtaatttcttctccttcactcCGTTTACTAATGATGATTCCGGCTCAGCCATGTCCCCACATCCACCTTTAAACACAAAACCAATCATAAAATTAACCAATCTAATCACACAAATACAAGCTCCCTTTCGTAACGTAAGCGTACAAAAACCCACAGTAACTAGTGACTGTTAACACACACACCTTTGAGCTCGGAGATTTCAAACAAAACCAGACGACGGATATGATTACAATACAACAGCTGATCCGATGAGATCTGagtcactctctctctccttctgtAAAGAGATTAAACCGCAATAAATTCTCCGGCGAGTTCTCCGTCTCGATCCGATTTGCTCCTCCACcgtcctctttctctctttctctctttcttttttattcctttATTTCCGCCCTTTTTAAAGTTCTGTTCGTTGATGTTTTCTAAGTTACACGCCACGTCAGCGAACAGACAAAGGTCAAAACCTTCTAAACAAAACAGAGGGTTCCGTTTATGTGATCAACGTGTGAGCCCCTTGAGACAACACAAGATAAATCCTAAACTCGTGGTTGTGAACTCTTTTTCTTCCAACCTTAATTAATATGTccgaaaattttaaaacttcttAAAGATTTGTGTTGTGTTAAAAACAACGACGAGAAGCAGCGAATCGTACGGCGaatagagatatatatgtttaatcacGTAGATGGATTCTGTTTTATATCATCATCCTCGAATCTCTTTCGCTCAAAGCTTCATCAGTGGCTCGTATAGGTCTCCTAGGTTTGTTAATAATACTTGCTGGAGATTGAATGATGGTTTAAGTTGGGAGGTCAAGGCTAGTGGGAATGGTGATCGTAACGTGTTCGATGAAAGTCCTCTGAAAAGAAGAACCGATGGGTCGTCGTTGTTTGAGACAGTTGGCGCGAAAATCACGCCTGAGACTGTTAATTTCTTCGTGAGTGACGCAGAGGGTGATCCAGATTGTCCTACTCAAGGCTATTCCTCTATTGAACTTGCTCTTCAAGCTCTACGCCAAGGAAAGGTTTGTTCTTTGAGATTTCTCTTGAAGAcgatttgataaaaaatttcagtttGTATGGATTTTAGGTCTTACTTCATTTTTATTCAGTTTGTGATAGTAGTTGACGATGAAAATGGGGAAGTTGAAGGTAATCTGATCATGGCGGCAACTCTAACGAGTCCAAAAGACATAGCCTTTTTGATTAAGAATGGTTCTGGGATTGTCTCAGTTGGTATGATCAAAGAAGACCTCGAACGATTAAGCCTTACACTTATGTCACCCGAAATGGAAGATGAAGATTCCTCTGCTCCAACTTTCACAATCACTGTGGTAACTAACCATTTGCAAAAACTAGATTTAATTCTTAAGAATGTTTCGTTGCTTCTGAGTTCTGATTTATTTCTTGGTGACAAGGATGCAAAATCAGGAACATCAACTGGAGTATCAGCTTCAGACAGGGCGATGACGGTTCTTGCACTTTCTTCTCTCGAAGCTAAACCAGAAGATTTCAGGAGACCTGGCCATGTGTTCCCTCTCAAGTACAGAGACGGTGGAGTTTTAAGGAGAGCTGGTCATACTGAAGCTTCTGTTGATCTAATGATATTGTCTGGTCTACGTCCTGTCTCTGTTCTTTCAGCTATTCTTGATCAAGATGATGGATCAATGGCTTCACTACCGTATATGAAAAAGCTTGCTACAGAACATGACATTCCCATTGTATCCTTGACTGATCTAATCAGGTTAGAAAAGAATTAGACCATCTACAGTATTGAAAAGATAGAAAACTCTGTATACAAGTAAGTTTCTGAAGTTTTATATACTTGTTAGATATCGAAGAAAGCGAGATAAGCTTGTGGAGAGGATCACAGTGTCTCGTTTGCCTACCAAATGGGGTCTTTTCCAAGCTTATTGTTATCGATCTAAACTCGATGGAACTGAAAATATCGCCCTCGTTAAGGTATAAATCAAGCACCACTTGcttctaaatattttatcaatttacATTGGTGTCATCTCAGATTTTAAAACTAGTTTTGTGTGTATGTCTCTGTCTGAATCGTGACCAGGGAAACGTCGGAAATGGTGAGGACATTCTGGTACGAGTGCATTCAGAGTGCTTAACAGGAGACATTTTTGGCTCAGAGCGGTGTGACTGTGGAAACCAATTAGAGTTAGCTATGAAGCTAATTGAGAAAGAGGGAAGAGGAGTCGTTGTGTATCTCCGTGGCCATGAAGGAAGAGGCATTGGCCTTGGTCACAAGCTTAGAGCTTATAACTTGCAGGATGAAGGACACGATACTGTTCAGGCCAATGTTGAACTTGGCCTATCCATTGATTCTCGCGAATACGGTATCGGTGCTCAGGTCAGTCATATtatattggtttgttttggttacgTTTTACTACTACTAACCCATAGCCATTGATGgatatataaatgttttctcttggtttggGATGGTCCAATGTAGATGCTACGAGACATAGGAGTGAGAACAATGAGACTAATGACGAACAACCCCGCAAAGTTCACCGGTCTGAAAGGATACGGACTCGCTGTAGTTGGCCGTGTTCCGGTGGTGACACCAACCACCAAGGAGAACAGAAGATACATGGAGACCAAACGCAAGAAGATGGGTCACATTTATATATCTGATAACGATCACCCTTTGGCTTGACAAAATGCTTTTGATAAGAAACGAAACACTTATGAAATTTGTATGTATAATTTGATTCATTCTTGTGTAAACATCAACCATAGTTACTTCATGAATCAACAAGCTCTCAGAGTTAATCATACAACTTTtcaaaacattgatatcatttactACATCAGTTGATTAAAATCACATCTAGAACTTGAATGAATGTAGAACTGCAGAGATTATTAGATGCTTCATCTCCCAAATGCAGCAATTGGTGCTTAGCTCTGAATCATGGCACTCACGCACTTGCTCCACTCTCACTACCTGATTTCTTGAACTAGACAACTAGACTTCACAAAATGCTTCAAAAATCCGATCATATACACACATATTTACACATTAGTAAAATAAAGTGTCATCTACACCAATGGCGGGAGATATAAGTTtctctcaggcatttcatcaaacacatttGATGCATTTTTCTAAAGATCCTTCAATTATTCCTCTACTATACGGGTTGGTTCATATACTCATgtttaatactacaaaatcagTATCTCTTCTAATAATAATCAGTATCACTTAATCACAGCAACGTCTCATATCAGCAATCTGAGGAATAAAAATCTCAATCAGGTGCAGAGAGTGTGtgtttgtgagagagagagcatcAGCAAAACCAGTAGTTATCAACAAGCAAACTTACCTGTGAAGTTCAGAGATCAAGTGTATCCCATcatctgctctctctctctctctctctgtaccATACTTAAAAGTTATAATCCTAACTCATAATAAAATAAGGTTGTAATCAATTGAGGCAATAACACTACACTAAGCCTTAACCTAATTGAACAATGAATAAATGAACATCTAAGACTAGAGAACAACAaagcaagacgaagaagatccATGTATGTCCTTCCTTAATTATGGCGGCGATGCAGGAAGG from Camelina sativa cultivar DH55 chromosome 2, Cs, whole genome shotgun sequence includes the following:
- the LOC104756524 gene encoding proline transporter 1-like, whose translation is MIGKVAFVLTTGINSAYVLGYSGTIMVPLGWIGGVVGLLIATAISLYANTLIAKLHEFGGKRHIRYRDLAGFIYGRQAYHLTWRLQYVNLFMINCGFIILAGSALKAVYVLFGDDHTMKLPHFIAIAGLICAIFAIGIPHLSALGVWLAVSTILSLIYIVVAIVLSVRDGPTVEGH
- the LOC104737050 gene encoding UDP-galactose/UDP-glucose transporter 5B isoform X2; amino-acid sequence: MRVPYGVNKEYFRHSLFLVFCNRLTTSAVSACALLASKKVLDPVAPVYKYCLISVTNILTTTCQYEALKYVSFPVQTLAKCAKMIPVMVWGTLIMQKKYKGFDYLVAFLVTLGCSVFILFPAGDDVSPYNKGRENTVWGVSLMAGYLGFDGFTSTFQDKLFKGYNMEIHNQIFYTTLCSCVLSFTGLILQGHLLPAIDFVTLHRDCLLDIALLSTVATASQFFISYTIRTFGALTFAAIMTTRQLASIMLSCIWFSHPLSWEQCIGSVIVFGSLYAKTLLNKNRKSQTTPPPPPELPQYQKAESS
- the LOC104737050 gene encoding UDP-galactose/UDP-glucose transporter 5B isoform X1 — protein: MAEPESSLVNGVKEKKLWKGVFAVSGIMSTLVIYGVLQEKIMRVPYGVNKEYFRHSLFLVFCNRLTTSAVSACALLASKKVLDPVAPVYKYCLISVTNILTTTCQYEALKYVSFPVQTLAKCAKMIPVMVWGTLIMQKKYKGFDYLVAFLVTLGCSVFILFPAGDDVSPYNKGRENTVWGVSLMAGYLGFDGFTSTFQDKLFKGYNMEIHNQIFYTTLCSCVLSFTGLILQGHLLPAIDFVTLHRDCLLDIALLSTVATASQFFISYTIRTFGALTFAAIMTTRQLASIMLSCIWFSHPLSWEQCIGSVIVFGSLYAKTLLNKNRKSQTTPPPPPELPQYQKAESS
- the LOC104737066 gene encoding monofunctional riboflavin biosynthesis protein RIBA 3, chloroplastic-like; the encoded protein is MDSVLYHHPRISFAQSFISGSYRSPRFVNNTCWRLNDGLSWEVKASGNGDRNVFDESPLKRRTDGSSLFETVGAKITPETVNFFVSDAEGDPDCPTQGYSSIELALQALRQGKFVIVVDDENGEVEGNLIMAATLTSPKDIAFLIKNGSGIVSVGMIKEDLERLSLTLMSPEMEDEDSSAPTFTITVDAKSGTSTGVSASDRAMTVLALSSLEAKPEDFRRPGHVFPLKYRDGGVLRRAGHTEASVDLMILSGLRPVSVLSAILDQDDGSMASLPYMKKLATEHDIPIVSLTDLIRYRRKRDKLVERITVSRLPTKWGLFQAYCYRSKLDGTENIALVKGNVGNGEDILVRVHSECLTGDIFGSERCDCGNQLELAMKLIEKEGRGVVVYLRGHEGRGIGLGHKLRAYNLQDEGHDTVQANVELGLSIDSREYGIGAQMLRDIGVRTMRLMTNNPAKFTGLKGYGLAVVGRVPVVTPTTKENRRYMETKRKKMGHIYISDNDHPLA